The following proteins are co-located in the Citrobacter freundii ATCC 8090 = MTCC 1658 = NBRC 12681 genome:
- the roxA gene encoding [50S ribosomal protein L16]-arginine 3-hydroxylase, with translation MEYQLTLNWPDFLERHWQKRPVVLKRGFNNFIDPLSPDELAGLAMESEVDSRLVSHQDGKWQVSHGPFESYDHLGENNWSLLVQAVNHWHEPTAALMRPFRELPDWRIDDLMISFSVPGGGVGPHLDQYDVFIIQGTGRRRWRVGEKLQLKQHCPHPDLLQVDPFEAIIDEELEPGDILYIPPGFPHEGYALENAMNYSVGFRAPNTRELISGFADYVLQRELGSTYYSDPDLPPRDHPADVLPQEMDKLREMMLGLINQPEHFQQWFGEFISQSRHELDIAPPEPPYQPDEIYDALKQGDVLVRLGGLRVLRIGDDVYANGEKIDSPHRPALEALASHIVLTAENFEDALEDPSFLAMLAALVNSGYWFFEG, from the coding sequence ATGGAATACCAACTCACACTTAACTGGCCCGATTTTCTTGAACGCCACTGGCAGAAACGCCCGGTGGTCTTAAAACGCGGGTTTAACAATTTTATTGATCCTCTCTCTCCTGACGAACTGGCTGGACTGGCAATGGAAAGCGAAGTCGACAGCCGACTCGTCAGCCACCAGGACGGAAAATGGCAGGTTAGCCACGGTCCCTTCGAAAGCTACGACCATCTTGGCGAGAACAACTGGTCTTTGCTGGTGCAGGCGGTCAACCACTGGCACGAGCCAACTGCCGCGCTGATGCGCCCGTTCCGTGAATTACCGGACTGGCGCATCGACGACCTGATGATTTCTTTCTCTGTCCCCGGCGGCGGCGTTGGCCCGCACCTGGATCAGTACGATGTATTTATCATTCAGGGAACAGGTCGTCGTCGCTGGCGCGTAGGTGAAAAACTGCAGTTGAAACAACACTGCCCTCACCCGGATCTCCTTCAGGTCGACCCGTTCGAAGCTATTATCGATGAAGAGCTGGAACCCGGCGATATCCTGTACATTCCACCGGGATTCCCGCACGAAGGTTATGCGCTGGAAAACGCGATGAACTATTCGGTCGGTTTCCGTGCGCCAAACACTCGCGAGCTGATCAGCGGGTTCGCCGATTACGTTTTGCAACGCGAACTGGGTAGCACCTATTACAGCGATCCGGACCTGCCGCCGCGCGATCATCCGGCCGACGTTCTGCCGCAGGAGATGGATAAGCTGCGCGAAATGATGCTCGGGCTGATTAATCAACCAGAACATTTCCAGCAGTGGTTTGGCGAGTTTATTTCTCAGTCTCGTCATGAACTGGATATTGCCCCGCCGGAGCCACCGTATCAGCCAGACGAAATTTACGATGCCCTGAAGCAAGGTGACGTGTTAGTGCGTCTGGGCGGATTGCGTGTATTGCGTATTGGCGACGACGTCTACGCTAACGGTGAGAAAATTGATTCACCGCATCGTCCTGCCCTGGAAGCGCTGGCCAGTCATATTGTGTTGACGGCTGAGAACTTTGAGGATGCGCTGGAAGATCCTTCTTTCCTTGCCATGCTTGCCGCGCTGGTCAACAGCGGGTACTGGTTCTTCGAAGGATAA
- the potA gene encoding spermidine/putrescine ABC transporter ATP-binding protein PotA, which translates to MGQSKKLNKQPRSLSPLVQLAGIRKSFDGKEVISSLDLTINNGEFLTLLGPSGCGKTTVLRLIAGLETVDSGHIMLDNEDITHVPAENRYVNTVFQSYALFPHMTVFENVAFGLRMQKTPAADISPRVTEALRMVQLEEFAQRKPHQLSGGQQQRVAIARAVVNKPRLLLLDESLSALDYKLRKQMQNELKALQRKLGITFVFVTHDQEEALTMSDRIVVMRDGKIEQDGTPREIYEEPKNLFVAGFIGEINMFNATVIERLDEQRVRANVEGRECNIYVNFAVVPGQKLHVLLRPEDLRVDEINDDNHIEGLIGYVRERNYKGMTLESVVELENGKMVMVSEFFNEDDPDFDHSLDQKMAINWVESWEVVLADEEHK; encoded by the coding sequence ATGGGACAGAGTAAAAAATTGAATAAACAACCGCGTTCGCTTTCTCCACTGGTGCAATTAGCGGGAATTCGCAAAAGTTTCGATGGCAAAGAGGTGATTTCCAGCCTGGATTTGACCATCAATAATGGCGAGTTTCTTACGCTGCTTGGCCCCTCTGGCTGCGGTAAAACAACCGTTCTTCGCCTGATTGCCGGTCTGGAAACGGTTGATTCCGGTCATATTATGTTGGACAACGAGGACATTACTCACGTTCCAGCGGAAAACCGCTACGTGAATACCGTCTTCCAAAGCTATGCGTTATTCCCCCACATGACCGTATTTGAGAATGTGGCCTTTGGTTTACGCATGCAAAAAACTCCCGCAGCCGACATTTCTCCCCGCGTTACCGAAGCCCTGCGCATGGTGCAACTGGAAGAGTTCGCCCAGCGAAAACCGCATCAACTTTCCGGCGGCCAGCAGCAGCGCGTAGCGATTGCCCGAGCTGTGGTCAACAAACCCCGCTTACTCTTGTTAGATGAATCCCTCTCTGCGCTGGACTACAAACTGCGTAAGCAGATGCAGAATGAACTGAAAGCTCTGCAGCGTAAGCTTGGTATCACTTTTGTCTTTGTCACACACGATCAGGAAGAAGCGCTGACAATGTCTGACCGCATCGTGGTGATGCGCGATGGTAAGATTGAGCAGGACGGTACACCGCGCGAAATCTACGAAGAGCCCAAGAATCTGTTCGTCGCCGGGTTTATCGGCGAGATCAATATGTTTAACGCCACAGTGATTGAACGTCTGGATGAACAGCGTGTTCGTGCTAACGTTGAAGGCCGCGAGTGCAATATTTATGTCAACTTCGCGGTGGTTCCCGGACAAAAGCTGCACGTCCTGTTACGTCCTGAAGATTTGCGCGTAGATGAAATCAACGATGATAATCATATCGAAGGCCTGATCGGCTACGTGCGCGAACGCAACTACAAAGGCATGACGCTGGAGTCGGTTGTGGAACTGGAAAATGGCAAGATGGTGATGGTCAGCGAATTCTTCAATGAAGACGATCCTGACTTTGACCACTCTCTCGACCAGAAAATGGCGATTAACTGGGTAGAAAGCTGGGAGGTCGTACTGGCTGATGAAGAACACAAGTAA
- the potB gene encoding spermidine/putrescine ABC transporter permease PotB — protein sequence MKNTSKFQSVVIVTIVGWLVLFVFLPNLMIIGTSFLTRDDANFVKMVFTLENYTRLLDPLYFEVLVHSLNMALIATLACLVLGYPFAWFLVKLPEKVRPLLLFLLIVPFWTNSLIRIYGLKIFLSTKGYLNEFLLWLGVIDTPIRIMFTPSAVIIGLVYILLPFMVMPLYSSIEKLDKPLLEAARDLGASKLQTFTRIIIPLTMPGIIAGCLLVMLPAMGLFYVSDLMGGAKNLLIGNVIKVQFLNIRDWPFGAATSITLTIVMGLMLLIYWRASRLLNKKVELE from the coding sequence ATGAAGAACACAAGTAAATTCCAGAGTGTGGTGATCGTCACCATTGTCGGTTGGCTTGTGTTATTTGTCTTTCTGCCCAACCTGATGATCATCGGTACCAGCTTTTTGACCCGCGACGATGCCAATTTCGTCAAAATGGTCTTTACGCTGGAGAACTATACGCGCCTGCTCGATCCGCTCTATTTTGAGGTGCTAGTTCACTCCCTCAATATGGCGCTGATTGCCACGCTCGCCTGTCTGGTACTCGGCTACCCGTTTGCCTGGTTTTTGGTGAAACTGCCGGAAAAAGTGCGCCCGCTGCTGCTGTTCCTGCTGATTGTTCCGTTCTGGACCAATTCACTTATTCGCATCTACGGACTCAAAATTTTCCTCAGTACCAAAGGCTATCTCAACGAGTTTCTGTTATGGCTCGGGGTTATCGATACACCCATTCGCATCATGTTTACCCCCAGCGCGGTGATTATCGGCCTCGTTTACATCCTGCTACCGTTTATGGTGATGCCGCTCTATTCCAGCATTGAAAAGCTCGATAAACCGCTGCTGGAAGCCGCACGCGATTTAGGTGCCAGTAAACTTCAGACCTTCACCCGCATCATTATTCCGTTGACGATGCCGGGGATTATCGCCGGATGCCTGCTGGTCATGCTGCCCGCAATGGGGCTGTTTTACGTTTCCGACTTAATGGGCGGCGCGAAAAACCTGCTGATTGGCAACGTGATTAAAGTTCAGTTCCTGAACATCCGTGACTGGCCGTTTGGTGCAGCCACCAGCATTACGCTGACCATCGTGATGGGTCTGATGCTGCTGATCTACTGGCGTGCCTCGCGCTTGCTGAACAAGAAGGTGGAACTCGAATGA
- a CDS encoding TenA family transcriptional regulator, which translates to MSFYNKLQQQTEAERRSLLSSPVIARCQTGDISRDLYIAFLTQAYYHVSHTVPLLMSAGSRLPASHEAIRGAIAEYIDEEYGHQEWILNDIQACGGDAESVRNGTPGIPIEMMVAWLYYRIERVNPMSIFGMVQVLEGTSVSIATAIAAQVERTLGLPEQATTYLRSHGELDQGHLKFFASLMDTVTDEADQAAIIYAARRVYHLYTEMLNQLGQTTYEPA; encoded by the coding sequence ATGAGCTTTTATAACAAATTACAACAACAGACTGAGGCCGAACGCCGGAGTTTACTCTCCTCGCCTGTCATCGCGCGCTGCCAGACTGGTGACATCTCGCGCGACCTGTATATCGCTTTTCTGACACAGGCTTACTATCACGTCAGCCATACCGTCCCCCTGTTGATGAGTGCTGGCAGCCGTTTGCCAGCCTCACATGAAGCCATTCGGGGCGCAATTGCTGAATATATTGACGAAGAGTACGGGCATCAGGAATGGATCCTGAACGATATTCAGGCTTGCGGCGGTGATGCGGAAAGCGTTCGCAATGGCACCCCAGGGATACCGATAGAAATGATGGTGGCCTGGCTCTACTACCGCATTGAACGGGTCAACCCTATGAGTATTTTTGGCATGGTACAGGTTCTGGAGGGAACCAGCGTATCTATTGCTACCGCGATTGCAGCCCAGGTGGAACGGACACTGGGGTTGCCAGAACAGGCGACAACCTACCTGCGTTCACACGGTGAACTTGATCAAGGACATCTTAAATTTTTCGCCTCACTTATGGATACCGTGACTGACGAGGCCGATCAGGCAGCCATTATCTATGCCGCTCGTCGCGTCTATCACCTGTACACAGAGATGCTTAACCAACTGGGGCAGACCACGTATGAACCTGCATGA
- the phoQ gene encoding two-component system sensor histidine kinase PhoQ yields MNKLLRHFFPLSLRLRFLLATAGVVLVLSLAYGMVALVGYSVSFDKTTFRLLRGESNLFYTLAKWENGKINIELPENLDMQSPTMSLIYNEAGELLWAQRNVPWLTKSIQPDWLKTNGFHEIEANVDATSTLLGEDHSAQQQLKEVREDDDDAEMTHSVAVNVYPATARMPQLTIVVVDTIPIELKRSYMVWSWFIYVLVANLLLVIPLLWVAAWWSLRPIESLAREVRELEEHHREMLNPATTRELTSLVRNLNRLLKSERERYDKYRTTLTDLTHSLKTPLAVLQSTLRSMRNEKMSVSDAEPIMLEQISRISQQIGYYLHRASMRGSSALLSRELHPIAPLLDKLTSALNKVYQRKGVNINLDISPEISFVGEQNDFVEVLGNVLDNACKYCLEFVEISAQLSEDQLHILVEDDGPGIPQSKREVVFDRGQRVDTLRPGQGVGLAVAREITEQYDGQIIAGDSLLGGARMEVIFGRQQPGQKDE; encoded by the coding sequence ATGAATAAACTATTGCGTCATTTTTTCCCGTTATCGCTGCGGTTACGCTTTTTACTGGCCACCGCGGGCGTGGTGTTGGTGCTGTCGCTGGCCTACGGCATGGTTGCCCTGGTGGGCTACAGCGTCAGTTTTGATAAGACAACGTTCCGCCTGCTGCGGGGCGAAAGTAATCTGTTTTATACCCTGGCGAAATGGGAAAACGGCAAGATTAACATCGAGCTGCCCGAGAACCTCGACATGCAAAGCCCAACAATGTCGCTGATTTACAATGAAGCGGGTGAACTTCTGTGGGCGCAGCGCAATGTTCCCTGGCTGACGAAAAGTATCCAACCGGACTGGCTAAAAACCAACGGATTTCATGAGATTGAAGCCAACGTAGACGCTACCAGCACCCTACTGGGCGAAGATCACTCCGCGCAGCAGCAGTTAAAAGAAGTCAGAGAAGATGACGACGACGCCGAAATGACCCACTCCGTGGCGGTAAACGTCTACCCTGCTACTGCCAGAATGCCGCAACTGACCATTGTGGTTGTCGATACCATTCCAATAGAGCTAAAGCGCTCGTATATGGTCTGGAGCTGGTTTATTTATGTGCTGGTCGCCAATCTGTTGCTGGTCATTCCGCTGTTATGGGTGGCCGCGTGGTGGAGCCTGCGGCCGATTGAATCGCTGGCGCGTGAAGTCCGTGAGCTTGAGGAACATCATCGTGAGATGCTAAACCCCGCCACCACACGCGAATTGACCAGCCTGGTTCGTAATCTCAATCGGCTGTTAAAAAGCGAACGTGAGCGTTATGACAAATACCGCACCACGTTAACAGACCTCACCCATAGTCTGAAAACACCACTGGCGGTATTGCAGAGTACTCTGCGCTCAATGCGTAATGAAAAGATGAGCGTCAGCGACGCAGAGCCTATCATGCTGGAACAAATCAGCCGTATTTCCCAACAGATAGGCTATTACCTGCATCGCGCCAGCATGCGTGGCAGCAGTGCCCTGCTCAGCCGCGAACTGCACCCGATCGCGCCGTTGCTGGATAAACTGACCTCGGCACTGAATAAGGTGTATCAGCGTAAAGGCGTCAACATTAATCTCGATATCTCACCTGAAATCAGCTTTGTGGGCGAACAGAATGATTTTGTCGAGGTGTTGGGCAACGTACTGGATAACGCCTGTAAATATTGTCTGGAGTTTGTCGAGATTTCAGCGCAACTGTCTGAGGATCAGCTGCATATTCTGGTTGAAGATGATGGTCCTGGTATTCCGCAAAGCAAACGGGAAGTAGTGTTTGACCGTGGACAGCGCGTAGATACGCTACGTCCAGGACAAGGCGTCGGTCTGGCGGTGGCGCGAGAAATCACCGAACAGTATGACGGGCAGATTATTGCCGGTGATAGCCTGCTGGGTGGCGCGCGCATGGAAGTTATTTTTGGCCGCCAGCAGCCGGGCCAGAAAGACGAGTAA
- the potC gene encoding spermidine/putrescine ABC transporter permease PotC, with translation MIGRLLRGGFMTAIYAYLYIPIIILIVNSFNSSRFGINWQGFTTKWYGLLMNNDSLLQAAQHSLTMAVLSATFATLIGSLTAVALYRYRFRGKPFVSGMLFVVMMSPDIVMAISLLVLFMLIGIQLGFWSLLFSHITFCLPFVVVTVYSRLKGFDVRMLEAAKDLGASEVTILRKIILPLAMPAVAAGWLLSFTLSMDDVVVSSFVTGPGYEILPLKIYSMVKVGVSPEVNALATILLVLSLVMVIASQLIARDKTKGR, from the coding sequence ATGATCGGTCGACTGCTCCGCGGCGGTTTTATGACCGCTATCTACGCGTATCTGTATATTCCAATCATCATTCTGATTGTGAACTCCTTTAACAGCTCGCGCTTCGGCATCAACTGGCAGGGTTTTACTACCAAATGGTACGGCCTGCTGATGAATAACGACAGCCTGTTGCAGGCGGCGCAGCACTCGCTGACGATGGCGGTGCTATCCGCCACGTTTGCCACCTTGATCGGCTCACTCACTGCGGTTGCGCTGTACCGCTACCGTTTTCGCGGTAAACCGTTCGTCAGTGGCATGCTGTTCGTGGTGATGATGTCGCCAGATATTGTGATGGCAATATCTCTGCTGGTGCTGTTTATGCTGATCGGCATTCAACTGGGTTTCTGGTCGCTGTTGTTCTCACATATCACTTTTTGTCTGCCTTTTGTGGTGGTGACAGTTTACTCACGCCTGAAAGGTTTTGATGTACGCATGCTTGAGGCTGCTAAAGATTTGGGTGCCAGCGAAGTAACTATTCTGCGCAAGATTATACTGCCACTGGCTATGCCTGCGGTGGCTGCGGGTTGGTTGCTGAGCTTTACGCTGTCGATGGATGATGTCGTCGTTTCGTCCTTCGTTACCGGACCGGGTTATGAAATTTTGCCATTAAAAATCTACTCAATGGTCAAAGTCGGCGTATCACCAGAGGTGAACGCGCTGGCGACCATTTTGTTGGTTCTGTCGCTGGTTATGGTGATCGCCAGCCAGCTTATTGCACGTGATAAAACCAAGGGCCGCTGA
- a CDS encoding SDR family oxidoreductase, which produces MNLHDKTVLLTGASGGIGQELAQRLAHKGARLCLVGRNAQAMTLLKEMLPYPERHHIVLMSSYTDDEIVALASRFKDENKLDILINNAGTSRFALFEQQSFDDIREQIRTNIEIPTLLTRAMLDKFNPQGIILNIGSIFGEIGHPAWSVYSATKAATHRLSEALGRELKGNGISVLYAAPRATETALNSDEVYALNRKLGNSSDSPQFVAVRLVHLLETEQKRYRFGAMERLFVKINAWFPGMVDKALGKKLAVIQSYTQGTFKGEDK; this is translated from the coding sequence ATGAACCTGCATGATAAAACCGTTCTGCTGACTGGCGCCAGCGGTGGTATCGGACAAGAGCTGGCGCAAAGGCTGGCGCACAAAGGAGCCAGACTCTGCCTGGTTGGACGAAATGCACAGGCGATGACGCTTCTGAAAGAGATGCTTCCCTATCCGGAACGGCATCATATTGTGCTAATGAGCAGTTATACCGATGACGAAATCGTCGCGCTGGCCAGCAGATTCAAAGATGAGAACAAACTGGATATCCTGATCAACAATGCCGGAACCAGCCGTTTTGCACTGTTTGAACAACAGTCTTTTGACGATATTCGGGAACAGATTAGAACCAATATCGAAATCCCCACTCTGTTGACCCGCGCCATGCTGGATAAGTTTAATCCACAGGGCATCATCCTAAACATTGGTTCGATATTTGGTGAGATTGGCCACCCTGCCTGGAGCGTGTATAGCGCCACCAAAGCGGCCACGCACCGTTTGTCGGAAGCGCTGGGGCGCGAATTAAAGGGGAATGGTATCAGCGTACTGTATGCCGCGCCGCGTGCTACCGAAACGGCGCTCAACAGTGACGAGGTTTACGCGCTTAACCGCAAACTGGGCAACAGCAGTGACTCCCCACAATTTGTCGCCGTACGTCTGGTACATCTCCTTGAGACAGAGCAGAAACGCTACCGCTTCGGCGCGATGGAACGTTTGTTCGTTAAAATCAATGCCTGGTTTCCCGGTATGGTAGACAAAGCGCTGGGTAAAAAATTAGCAGTGATCCAGTCCTATACCCAGGGCACATTCAAAGGTGAAGACAAATGA
- the phoP gene encoding two-component system response regulator PhoP: MRVLVVEDNALLRHHLKVQLQDLGHQVDDAEDAKEADYYLNEHLPDIAIVDLGLPDEDGLSLIRRWRSNEVSLPILVLTAREGWQDKVEVLSAGADDYVTKPFHIEEVAARMQALMRRNSGLASQIISLPPFQVDLSRRELSVNDEVIKLTAFEYTIMETLIRNNGKVVSKDSLMLQLYPDAELRESHTIDVLMGRLRKKIQAQYPHEVITTVRGQGYLFELR; the protein is encoded by the coding sequence ATGCGCGTACTGGTTGTCGAGGATAATGCTTTATTACGCCACCACCTCAAGGTTCAGTTACAGGATTTAGGGCATCAGGTGGATGATGCAGAAGATGCGAAGGAAGCGGACTATTATCTGAATGAGCATCTGCCGGATATCGCGATCGTTGATTTAGGGCTCCCCGATGAAGATGGTTTGTCGCTAATCCGCCGCTGGCGCAGTAATGAGGTTTCGCTGCCAATTCTGGTATTAACCGCGCGCGAAGGCTGGCAGGACAAAGTGGAAGTCCTCAGTGCAGGCGCTGACGATTATGTCACCAAACCATTTCACATCGAAGAAGTGGCTGCACGCATGCAGGCACTGATGCGTCGAAACAGCGGTCTGGCATCGCAAATTATCTCCCTTCCGCCTTTTCAGGTGGACCTCTCCCGACGCGAGTTATCCGTCAATGATGAGGTTATCAAGCTCACGGCGTTTGAATATACCATTATGGAAACTCTCATCCGTAATAATGGCAAAGTGGTCAGTAAAGATTCGCTCATGTTGCAGCTTTATCCGGATGCCGAGCTGCGCGAAAGTCACACTATTGATGTCCTGATGGGGCGTCTACGTAAAAAAATTCAGGCGCAATATCCGCATGAGGTGATCACTACCGTACGTGGACAAGGCTATCTTTTCGAACTGCGCTAA
- the pepT gene encoding peptidase T → MDKLLERFLHYVSLDTQSKSGVRQVPSTEGQWKLLQLLKQQLEEMGLVNISLSDKGTLMATLPANVAGNIPAIGFISHVDTSPDFSGKNVNPQIVENYRGGDIALGIGDEVLSPVMFPVLHQLLGQTLITTDGKTLLGADDKAGVAEIMTALAVLIQKDIPHGDIRVAFTPDEEVGKGAKHFDVAAFNAQWAYTVDGGGVGELEFENFNAASVNIKIVGNNVHPGTAKGVMVNALSLAARIHAEVPADESPEKTEGYEGFYHLASMKGTVDRADMHYIIRDFDRKQFEARKRKIMDIAKKVGKGLHPDCYIELVIEDSYYNMREKVIEHPHVLDIAQQAMRDCDIEPVLKPIRGGTDGAQLSFMGLPCPNLFTGGYNYHGKHEFVTLEGMEKAVQVIVRIAELAAQQK, encoded by the coding sequence ATGGATAAACTACTTGAGCGTTTTTTACACTACGTGTCGCTGGACACCCAATCAAAATCGGGCGTGCGGCAGGTACCCAGCACCGAAGGACAGTGGAAATTATTACAACTGCTCAAACAACAGCTCGAAGAGATGGGGCTGGTTAATATTTCACTGAGCGATAAAGGCACGCTGATGGCAACGTTACCCGCTAACGTTGCTGGCAATATTCCTGCGATCGGCTTTATTTCCCATGTGGATACCTCACCGGATTTCAGTGGTAAAAATGTCAATCCGCAAATTGTTGAAAACTATCGCGGTGGCGATATTGCGTTAGGCATTGGTGATGAAGTTTTATCGCCAGTGATGTTCCCGGTGCTGCATCAACTTCTGGGTCAGACGCTGATCACCACAGACGGTAAAACGTTGCTGGGCGCGGATGATAAAGCAGGCGTGGCGGAAATCATGACCGCACTGGCTGTGCTTATCCAAAAAGATATTCCGCACGGTGATATCCGCGTGGCCTTTACGCCGGACGAAGAGGTGGGTAAAGGGGCGAAGCATTTTGACGTTGCGGCATTCAATGCGCAGTGGGCCTATACCGTTGACGGTGGTGGCGTAGGTGAGTTGGAGTTTGAAAACTTCAACGCCGCGTCGGTTAATATTAAAATTGTTGGCAACAATGTGCATCCCGGCACCGCAAAAGGAGTGATGGTGAATGCGCTGTCGCTGGCGGCGCGTATTCATGCAGAGGTTCCGGCAGATGAAAGCCCGGAAAAGACGGAAGGCTACGAAGGCTTTTATCATCTGGCGAGCATGAAAGGGACGGTCGATCGGGCGGATATGCACTACATTATTCGTGATTTTGACCGTAAGCAGTTTGAAGCGCGTAAACGCAAGATCATGGATATCGCCAAGAAGGTCGGTAAAGGGTTACACCCCGACTGCTATATCGAACTGGTGATTGAAGACAGTTACTACAATATGCGCGAAAAAGTGATTGAGCATCCGCACGTACTGGATATCGCCCAGCAGGCGATGCGCGATTGCGATATTGAGCCGGTGCTGAAACCGATCCGTGGCGGCACTGACGGCGCGCAGCTGTCGTTTATGGGATTACCGTGTCCGAATCTGTTCACCGGCGGCTACAACTATCATGGTAAACATGAGTTTGTAACCCTGGAAGGAATGGAAAAAGCGGTACAAGTGATTGTGCGTATTGCTGAACTGGCCGCGCAACAAAAATGA
- a CDS encoding tyrosine-type recombinase/integrase, with protein MYSGNLRALITSEIQLGKFDYAERFPESKALKKFITTKKITTFKELSNFFTDAKALEVSGATLLSLTLVVNTLLRVIGENTRLVDIEHADILHYRKELLTGTIINPAMPNLARQGRAPSTVNKQMAVLSEMLKLANRSQFILHAPYEGVSRLKLSKNDPDPLLLHEYQALIAALPRSQALIIIVAVHTGMRPGEICALAWEDIDLVKGEIHVSRSLTNKRVFVSPKTDAGIRTITLLKPALDALKEQYEVTGANPKQEIRFHYREIGKTEQQSLRYVFSPTAYSSKKGSYFSKNSIAYGWKRGTKLANIRERNPYQSRHTYACWTLMAGANPSFIASQMGHEDARMVYEVYSKWIGDMNQDQVNMLNNQMPTALPPGRPHGQGSMRKVI; from the coding sequence GTGTATTCAGGCAATCTTCGCGCGCTCATAACAAGCGAAATACAGCTCGGTAAGTTCGACTATGCGGAACGTTTCCCGGAATCCAAAGCGCTTAAGAAGTTCATCACAACCAAAAAAATCACCACGTTTAAAGAGCTAAGTAATTTTTTTACAGACGCCAAAGCCTTAGAGGTATCTGGTGCAACACTGCTATCGCTTACTTTGGTCGTAAATACGTTACTGCGTGTAATCGGAGAAAATACCCGTCTGGTAGATATTGAGCATGCCGACATTTTGCATTACCGAAAGGAGTTATTAACCGGGACAATTATTAACCCGGCAATGCCGAATCTGGCCAGGCAGGGCCGCGCGCCCTCAACAGTCAATAAACAGATGGCAGTTTTATCAGAAATGCTTAAGCTCGCAAACCGAAGCCAGTTTATATTGCATGCTCCTTATGAAGGAGTGTCGCGACTCAAGTTATCTAAAAATGATCCCGACCCACTTTTACTTCATGAGTACCAGGCACTGATAGCCGCCCTTCCCCGTAGCCAGGCATTAATCATCATTGTTGCCGTTCATACGGGGATGAGGCCGGGCGAGATATGCGCCCTGGCATGGGAAGACATTGATTTGGTAAAAGGTGAAATCCACGTATCCAGAAGTTTGACGAATAAGCGAGTATTTGTATCCCCTAAGACAGATGCCGGAATAAGGACGATAACGTTGCTTAAACCTGCTCTGGATGCACTGAAGGAACAATACGAAGTCACCGGCGCTAATCCGAAGCAAGAAATTCGATTTCACTATCGGGAGATCGGAAAAACTGAGCAGCAATCTCTTCGCTACGTTTTTTCACCGACAGCATATTCGTCAAAAAAAGGCAGTTACTTCTCCAAGAACTCGATTGCCTATGGCTGGAAGCGAGGCACTAAACTTGCAAATATCCGCGAAAGGAATCCTTATCAGTCACGGCATACCTACGCATGCTGGACGTTGATGGCCGGAGCGAACCCGTCATTCATAGCGAGTCAGATGGGACATGAAGATGCACGCATGGTGTACGAGGTTTACTCCAAGTGGATTGGCGACATGAACCAGGATCAGGTCAACATGCTGAACAATCAGATGCCAACAGCACTGCCCCCAGGACGCCCCCACGGGCAGGGGAGCATGAGAAAAGTTATTTAA